AATTTATCCCCACTAAATATGATGGTTATATCGCAATACTTACTATAATCGATAGTTTTGATAGGGCTGTTGTTGGTGTTTATATTGGTAATTTGCTAAAGACTTTATTTCAACTTTAAGAAAAGCTATTAAGAGGTGCTACTCCTGATAATCTCATTATTAGGTCAGATAATGTCCATTTGCTAAAATTACTGCTGCTTTTATGGATGAATTAAACATTATTCATGAATTTGGTTACAAGAATAATCCTAACTCTCAAGCTTATGTCGAGTCATTTCATTCTAGCGTTCAACGTGAATTTGTTGAATCTATTGAATTTAACTATATTGATGATGTTTATAATTACTATATTTCATACATTTATTTTTACAACAGACCTCATGGTTCTTTATATTATTTTACTCCAGATTTCGTTTTTAATCTTTTTTCTGATCAATATAATAATTCTGACTTAGAAGAATTTAAATCAATTAAGTTTAATGATTTTATTGTTTGTAAATGTTTTCCTTATTTCTTCTCCAATAGCCAGGGGGCAGACCGATCCATATCTTCCTTTAAATTTAAAATATACTTCAATCTCTTAATTCTGTATCTCTTTTTATTCCTCTTTTGTATCTATAATAACTATTCCTTGATATCCCTGCTATCTTACATAATAATGTTATTGGATAGTTCTCTTTTAATCTATCTATTATTCTTATTTTTTTTAGGGTCATTTTCCATTTCTTCATAATCTCAAATATGCATTTTCTGCTTTTAATCACATCATTTCTTCCTCTATGCTTTCTTTTTTAGGTCTTCCACGTTTTTTGCTTGATGTTCCTTCTATTTTTGCGTTTTTTATTCTCTTGTTTTAACTATTTAGTACATTTTTGCTATTGTTTGATACGGTAATTTTTCAATTACTACTTCTTCTTTAAACTCTTACGAGTACTCCCTAAACTTCTGTCCTTTCTTTGCCATTAAAAAACACCCCCTACTTTTATTTTATCACTTTCGGGGGTGTTTTTTTTATTGTTTCATTTTTTGGGTTCAGATCAAAACGGGGATTTTTTATAACCATTTTTTACCTTTAAACCATAAAAAAGTCATAATCATTATTATTATGGATGATATTATTATATTTATATATGTTAAAGGATTTTCCTGAAATGGAAGTTTTACATTCATCCCATAAAAGCTAGTTAATATTGTTGGTACTTGAAGTAATATAGTAACAACTGTTAATATTTTCATTACTATATTCAAATTATTTGATATAACAGACGCATAAGCATCCATCATACCTGATAAAATATTACTATAAATATTTGTAACTTCAATAGCTTGTCTATTTTCAATCAAAGTATCTTCTAACAATTCCTCATCATCTTCGTATAACTCAAGTATTTTACCTTTTAATAGTTTTTCCATCATAATTTCATTTGATCTAAGTGAAGTAGTGAAGTACACTAAACTTTTCTCAAGATACATCAATGTTTCTAGTTCATAATTTTTCATAGATCTATGCAATTCTTCCTCAACCCTATCAATAGTTTTATTTATTTCTTTTAAATAATCTAAAAATAATTTTGCATTTTTGAAAAATATTTGAAATATCATTTTACTCTTTTTATGAGGATTGAGCAAACTAGCTTCTATCATTTTTTCAATAAAATCAATTTCTTGTCTCATTGAAAGTAATATATAATTTTTCCCAATTATAATACCTAATGAAACAGTTTTATAGGGTATCTTTTCATCTTCTTGATTTCTCATTGGAACCTTTAAAATTAATAATATAGTATCTTCATCAATTTCAATACGTGCCCTCTCATCTTCATCTAAGGAATCATTAATAAAATCTGGGTCAAAATTCAATAAACTTGATAACATATGTATCTCATCTTGAGATGGATTAACAACTTTTATTAATGCATCTTGGGAAAAGCTTTTTGCCTCCACTAACTTATGCTCTATTCTACTATAAAATTTTACCATCTTATCTCCTCCTTTTTTTGCTATGGCGGTCTAGACAACGGATCTTCACTACAACTAAAATAATCCACAAAATTCACCTCGCTTTATTTGATTTATATAATTATATCATATTATTTGTTATTTTTCTTAAATATAACTAAATTTACGTCATTTTTTTACAAATGCTATATTTTTTATATAATTTGCAATATATGACAATAAAAATAAAGCAAACAAAATTACAACAATAGATGGACCAGGCGGTAAATCAATATAATAAGCGATAACAATGCCAAAAAAACCAGAAAAAACCCCAACAACACTAGAAATTAATATCATTTGATTTAAAGTTTTAGCAAACATCTTAGCAATAACACCCGGGGTTATTAATAATGAAGTAACTAATATTATTCCTATTATTTTTACAGAAGTAACAACTACTATAGACACTATTACTAAAAAAAGATAATTAATAAAATTTATTGGTATCCCAAAAATTTTTGCCATTCGTGAATTAAATGCATAATATTTTAATTCCTTATTAAAAATAATTATTAAAAATAAAATAATTATAGATACTATTGATAAAATTTTTACATCTTGATAATTTACTAATAAGATATCTCCAAATAAATAACTAGAAATTTCAGGAGTATAACCCGGTTTTAAATATAAAAAAATCACGCCTAAAGCCATTGAAAATGATAATAACATTCCAATAATACTGTTTTCATTTATTTTTTCTTTTTTACTAATAAGATATATAATTGTACCAAATAAAATAGCTGTTAAAACACTTGCTATATCAACATTAAAATCAAATAAAATGGCTAATGCTATACCTCCAAAAGCTGTATGAGCAGCTCCCTCTCCTATAAATTCCATTTTTTTCAATACTATATAATTAGATAATAACGAGGCACTAAAACTAGCCAATATTGAAGATAGTATTGCATACATCATAAAATCATATGATAATAATTCAATCATTTTCACTCACCACTTTTAAAGGTTTTTCTATATGGATAAGAAATTCTAACTCTTCTGAATATATCTTTTTCAAATCATCAGAATTCATATCAACCACATTTTTATGACAATGTAACGTTTTATTTAAACACATTATTGTATTAACTTTTTTTACAATCATAGATATATCATGACTTACTAAAATAATTGTCATACCACTTTTGTTTAATTTCTCTAACACTTTATAGATTTTTGATTGAGCTTTACTATCTACTCCTGCTTCTGGTTCATCCAATATTAAAATATCCGGATCACTTACTAGTGCTCTAGCTAAGCTTAATCTTTGATATTCTCCTCCAGATAAATCGCCTACTTTCCTATCATATAAATATTCGATATCTAATTTTTTCATTATTTCTTTAACTTTTTCATAATGCTTTTTTTTAAAATTTTTAAATAACCCTATTTCATTATACATTCCCATTAATATAACTTCATAAGCTTTAATAGGGAATGATTTATCAAATTCATCTTTTTGAGGAACATAACCTATTTTCCCATTTATTTTAATTTTTCCTGTATAACCATCTATTTCACCTATTAATATTTTAATAAGTGTAGACTTCCCTGCACCATTTGGCCCTATTATTCCAACAAAATCATTTTCATATATATCAAAAGTAATATATTTTAGTATTTCATTATTTTCAACTTTATAATTTATGTTTTCTACAGATATAATTTTTTTACGCATTTTTATTCCCCTCTTTTTGGCAATTACTGCAAATACCTTCAAAATATAGGATATGATCTGTAATTTTAAATTTGATTGTATCTTCAATATATTTTTTAAATTGATTTTCAAAACAAATATCTAATTTCTCAAATTTCTTACATTTAATACAATAAATATAATGAAAATGTCCATCAGATTTATAATAATAAGTTATTTTATCAGAAAAAACAATTGATTTTAAAATATTTTCTTTTTCAAAAAAATTTAAATTTCTATATATAGTTGATAAATCATACTCATTATTCAAAAGATTGTATATTTCTTCAGCGTTTAATGGATGATCAATTTTTTCATACAAGGATAAAATATCCCTACGTGTTTTGGTTAACTTCATATTATCACCTTACAGCATTTAAAATATTTATAAAATTAAATAAATATAATTCATCTATAGAATTATATGCATTTCCCAATGGATCTATTATTCCTAAATTTATTTTTAAAGACTTCGCAAGTTTTTCAGCTATTTTCTGATTCATTTGAGGTTCAGAAAATATCGCTTTAACCTTATTTATTTTTGATAAATCTGAAATTCTTTTCATTTCAGAAATAGATGGTTCAACTCCTGGAGATTCTTCAATTACTCCCGCAATATTAATATTATACCTTTTGGCAAAATATTTAAATGAGTCATGATAAGTAATTATACTTCCATTAATTTCCATTGCTTTTAATAACAAATATGAATCTAAATTTTTTAGTTTTTCTATTAAAATTTTAGCATTATTAATATAAATTTCTTTTTTATTAGGATTTATATCTACTAATTTTTCAACTATAGATGGAATAACGTACTTATATATTATATAAGGATTTAACCATATATGAGGATTATAATAATTTCCCTCTTCATCTTCTAAGATCAGCTCGTCTTTAGGGATCAAATCTGAAACAAATATTATTTCTTTATTTTTTAAATTTGAAATTAAATTATCTAAAAATATCTCCGAATTTAATCCATTAAATATCGCTAAATCACTGTTATAAATTTTAACAAGATCCTTTGATGAAACAGAATATGTATGAGGACTTTTCCCAACCGGAACAATAATGTTTATAGTATCACTTTCATCAACAATATCTTTTAAAATTAAATAATATGGATGTATAGATACAGAAATATTCATAGTATAACCTATAAT
This DNA window, taken from Marinitoga sp. 38H-ov, encodes the following:
- a CDS encoding magnesium transporter CorA family protein, producing MVKFYSRIEHKLVEAKSFSQDALIKVVNPSQDEIHMLSSLLNFDPDFINDSLDEDERARIEIDEDTILLILKVPMRNQEDEKIPYKTVSLGIIIGKNYILLSMRQEIDFIEKMIEASLLNPHKKSKMIFQIFFKNAKLFLDYLKEINKTIDRVEEELHRSMKNYELETLMYLEKSLVYFTTSLRSNEIMMEKLLKGKILELYEDDEELLEDTLIENRQAIEVTNIYSNILSGMMDAYASVISNNLNIVMKILTVVTILLQVPTILTSFYGMNVKLPFQENPLTYINIIISSIIIMIMTFLWFKGKKWL
- a CDS encoding metal ABC transporter permease; this encodes MIELLSYDFMMYAILSSILASFSASLLSNYIVLKKMEFIGEGAAHTAFGGIALAILFDFNVDIASVLTAILFGTIIYLISKKEKINENSIIGMLLSFSMALGVIFLYLKPGYTPEISSYLFGDILLVNYQDVKILSIVSIIILFLIIIFNKELKYYAFNSRMAKIFGIPINFINYLFLVIVSIVVVTSVKIIGIILVTSLLITPGVIAKMFAKTLNQMILISSVVGVFSGFFGIVIAYYIDLPPGPSIVVILFALFLLSYIANYIKNIAFVKK
- a CDS encoding ABC transporter ATP-binding protein, producing the protein MRKKIISVENINYKVENNEILKYITFDIYENDFVGIIGPNGAGKSTLIKILIGEIDGYTGKIKINGKIGYVPQKDEFDKSFPIKAYEVILMGMYNEIGLFKNFKKKHYEKVKEIMKKLDIEYLYDRKVGDLSGGEYQRLSLARALVSDPDILILDEPEAGVDSKAQSKIYKVLEKLNKSGMTIILVSHDISMIVKKVNTIMCLNKTLHCHKNVVDMNSDDLKKIYSEELEFLIHIEKPLKVVSEND
- a CDS encoding Fur family transcriptional regulator, with amino-acid sequence MKLTKTRRDILSLYEKIDHPLNAEEIYNLLNNEYDLSTIYRNLNFFEKENILKSIVFSDKITYYYKSDGHFHYIYCIKCKKFEKLDICFENQFKKYIEDTIKFKITDHILYFEGICSNCQKEGNKNA
- a CDS encoding metal ABC transporter substrate-binding protein → MKKVYILLFLLVNIIGYTMNISVSIHPYYLILKDIVDESDTINIIVPVGKSPHTYSVSSKDLVKIYNSDLAIFNGLNSEIFLDNLISNLKNKEIIFVSDLIPKDELILEDEEGNYYNPHIWLNPYIIYKYVIPSIVEKLVDINPNKKEIYINNAKILIEKLKNLDSYLLLKAMEINGSIITYHDSFKYFAKRYNINIAGVIEESPGVEPSISEMKRISDLSKINKVKAIFSEPQMNQKIAEKLAKSLKINLGIIDPLGNAYNSIDELYLFNFINILNAVR